A DNA window from Undibacterium sp. YM2 contains the following coding sequences:
- a CDS encoding YeaH/YhbH family protein: MVHLIDRRVQGKNKSAPNRERFLRRYKGQIKDAVARAVKGRSITDIESGERISIPVKDVSEPTFGHAHGGVWEGVQPGNEQYQRGDQVARPKGGSGGSGKGQGGNSEDPSEDDFVFQLSREEFMNYFFEDLELPNMVKTQLTSTTDFKSQRAGYKTSGTASSLHVLRSLRGAMGRRIAVGGKSARRLKDAEAEMTVLLEVGVDSKDPHFVALKQEIHHLRTRLLAIPFLDPFDLRYSNRVKVPKPASQCVMFCLLDVSGSMDEQKKDTAKRFFILLYLFLTRAYEKIEVVFIRHHTTALEVDEDAFFHSRESGGTIVSSALNLLSQIVRERYAASDWNVYVAQASDGDNWDNDSATCKQLLINSIMPLVQYYAYVEITDGQPQNLWLEYEKVAEQSAHFAMQKIETPADIYPVFRELFKKQPK; the protein is encoded by the coding sequence TTGGTTCATTTGATTGACCGGCGTGTCCAGGGTAAAAATAAGTCTGCCCCGAATCGCGAACGCTTTTTGCGTCGCTATAAAGGGCAGATCAAGGATGCTGTTGCCAGAGCAGTTAAAGGTCGTTCTATCACTGACATAGAAAGTGGTGAACGCATTTCCATCCCCGTCAAGGATGTCAGTGAACCGACTTTTGGTCATGCCCATGGCGGTGTCTGGGAAGGTGTGCAGCCAGGTAATGAGCAATATCAGCGCGGTGACCAGGTAGCCAGGCCCAAAGGTGGTAGTGGTGGTTCCGGCAAAGGGCAGGGCGGCAATAGTGAAGACCCCAGCGAAGATGATTTTGTTTTTCAGTTGTCGCGCGAAGAGTTCATGAATTACTTCTTCGAAGATCTGGAATTGCCGAATATGGTCAAGACCCAGCTGACTTCGACGACCGATTTCAAGAGCCAGCGTGCTGGTTATAAAACTTCAGGTACGGCATCCAGTCTGCATGTGCTGCGCTCTTTGCGCGGTGCCATGGGAAGGCGCATAGCGGTGGGTGGCAAGTCTGCCCGCAGACTCAAAGATGCAGAAGCAGAAATGACAGTCTTGCTGGAAGTGGGTGTGGACTCCAAAGATCCGCACTTCGTCGCACTCAAGCAGGAGATACATCATCTGCGTACCCGTTTGCTGGCCATCCCTTTTCTTGATCCATTTGACCTGCGTTACAGCAACCGCGTCAAAGTGCCCAAACCAGCCAGCCAGTGCGTGATGTTTTGCCTGCTGGATGTATCCGGCTCCATGGATGAGCAAAAGAAAGATACGGCAAAACGCTTCTTTATTTTGCTGTACCTGTTCCTGACACGTGCCTATGAAAAAATAGAAGTCGTCTTCATACGTCATCACACAACGGCGCTGGAAGTGGATGAAGATGCTTTTTTCCATTCGCGTGAATCGGGTGGTACCATCGTTTCTTCAGCCCTGAACCTGCTTTCGCAAATCGTGCGTGAACGTTATGCCGCATCTGACTGGAATGTGTATGTGGCCCAGGCCTCGGATGGTGATAACTGGGACAATGATTCTGCCACCTGCAAGCAATTGCTCATCAATAGCATCATGCCCCTGGTGCAATATTATGCCTATGTAGAAATTACCGATGGTCAGCCGCAAAACCTGTGGCTGGAATATGAAAAAGTGGCCGAGCAAAGTGCACACTTTGCGATGCAAAAAATAGAAACACCGGCGGATATTTATCCGGTTTTTCGGGAACTGTTCAAGAAGCAGCCGAAATGA
- a CDS encoding 5-carboxymethyl-2-hydroxymuconate Delta-isomerase, with translation MPHLTVEYSSNLPLQARELLLQINESLAETGHFKEIDIKSRAIRFDEVVIGTEPAARAFLHARLLILKGRSTEVKRELSERVLAVIQAAQAWPQGLDVQLCVEVLEIDKETYAKAHLAN, from the coding sequence ATGCCTCATCTGACCGTAGAATATTCCAGTAATCTGCCCTTGCAAGCCAGGGAGTTACTATTGCAAATTAATGAATCTTTAGCTGAGACAGGGCATTTCAAGGAGATCGATATCAAGAGCCGGGCAATCCGCTTTGATGAGGTGGTCATTGGCACCGAGCCTGCTGCACGGGCTTTTTTGCATGCCAGGCTGCTGATATTGAAAGGGCGCAGCACCGAAGTCAAACGTGAATTATCAGAGCGTGTGCTGGCGGTTATCCAAGCTGCACAAGCCTGGCCGCAAGGGCTGGATGTGCAGCTTTGTGTAGAGGTACTGGAAATTGACAAGGAAACTTATGCAAAGGCGCATCTGGCTAATTGA
- a CDS encoding ABC transporter ATP-binding protein, with protein sequence MNEIDNKYIEINQVEMVFNTKKGSFHALRDINLNVKKGEFITLIGHSGCGKSTLLNLIAGLTNASSGTLLCAHREISGPSPERGVVFQNHSLLPWLTCYENVFLAVERVFGATENGTKLQKRTMQALSLVGLTHAEKKRPNEISGGMKQRVGIARALAIEPKVLLMDEPFGALDALTRAHLQDELLKIVAKTQSTVVMVTHDVDEAVLLSDRIVMLTNGPAATIGEILKVDLDRPRDRVALAQNPQYAAYRTEVLEFLYHRQSHPVHDAA encoded by the coding sequence ATGAATGAAATCGACAACAAGTACATAGAGATCAATCAGGTAGAGATGGTCTTCAATACCAAAAAAGGCAGTTTTCATGCATTGCGCGATATCAACCTGAATGTCAAAAAGGGCGAGTTCATCACCCTGATCGGTCACTCTGGTTGCGGAAAATCGACGCTGCTGAATCTGATTGCTGGTCTGACTAATGCCAGCTCCGGCACCTTGCTGTGCGCACACAGGGAAATTTCTGGACCATCACCAGAACGCGGCGTGGTATTCCAGAATCATTCTTTATTACCCTGGCTGACCTGCTATGAGAATGTCTTCCTGGCGGTGGAGCGCGTATTTGGCGCAACCGAGAATGGGACGAAACTGCAAAAGCGCACCATGCAAGCCCTGTCACTGGTGGGGCTCACGCATGCCGAGAAAAAACGCCCGAATGAAATTTCCGGCGGCATGAAGCAGCGTGTAGGCATAGCCCGGGCGCTGGCGATAGAACCAAAAGTCTTGCTCATGGACGAGCCCTTCGGTGCTCTTGATGCCCTCACGCGGGCTCATCTGCAAGATGAGTTGCTGAAGATCGTCGCCAAGACGCAATCTACCGTCGTTATGGTGACACATGATGTGGATGAAGCGGTGTTATTGTCAGACCGTATCGTCATGCTGACCAATGGCCCGGCAGCGACTATAGGTGAAATCTTGAAAGTGGATCTGGACAGGCCACGTGACCGCGTGGCACTTGCGCAAAACCCACAATATGCAGCTTACCGCACTGAAGTACTGGAGTTTTTGTATCACCGCCAATCACATCCTGTGCATGATGCTGCCTGA
- a CDS encoding bifunctional diguanylate cyclase/phosphodiesterase yields the protein MFRWLFLNESALTPAEHAAWKLSALRIILMSGFVLEAAVAIHSSLDAIAVGAYQVLWVVGFFYAVLALGLYYSSRHLRAGAAILIGTVYASAFAIVCLVDQFEIAKFGYIFIYTTPIIARLFFGTRLALGLMAFNVLPFLLLLLNRPLFNVPGFDVTLPASNTYIQSLLFLFFNTCVPLAVFRVLHELDVSALRYRQASAALEVSHAQYEEVFQNAGTALLLTDASGQILQANQLANNLLGREADDDGDRALFGWLSLDNSVRLKSPNAEESENMRMSAYRTRDGKLVALENISQTSTDHYIVALRDVSGLHSMHHALQLSLQREDYLSRHDALTNLPNRDMLRSHLQGVLGNNDETKVTALVSFRLNSIRHANQQFGAHTGDILLRRFAEELSRALPKNCFCARLRSIVFSFVVENSRTPGEIIKLVEKVRNNLPKELEINGENLLIQFSAGIALVRPEDVDPDDLIRRSEVALDTARRSSDQSVTLFDEEDALQIRRSVEIEVGIVNGLKQDEFRLVYQPKVDKHGKIAGLEALLRWESPSLGNVAPAEFIPIAERAGLIRLISNYVMNQVCCQVRDWLNRFADCPVIALNLSATDIARNDLLQLIDSCCNRYDIAPSYIEFEITETGLIANEALTIHHLDELKARGFNIAIDDFGTGYSSLSKLSHFPAQSVKIDRSFVAQIGNNKKSEMIIKAIISLANILSCHTVAEGVENEEQERFLKEIGCDYFQGYYYYRPLEVSALELLLTEMPAKEAAPSYKFKLA from the coding sequence ATGTTTCGCTGGCTTTTTCTTAATGAAAGTGCATTAACGCCTGCCGAGCACGCTGCATGGAAATTAAGTGCACTACGTATCATTTTGATGTCCGGCTTTGTGCTGGAGGCGGCAGTAGCGATTCACAGTTCCCTGGACGCAATCGCAGTTGGTGCTTATCAGGTGCTGTGGGTGGTTGGCTTTTTCTATGCGGTGCTGGCATTGGGCTTGTACTATTCATCCCGTCATCTGCGCGCCGGTGCCGCTATACTCATAGGCACGGTATATGCGTCTGCATTCGCCATTGTTTGTCTCGTCGATCAGTTCGAAATAGCCAAGTTTGGCTATATCTTCATCTATACCACCCCCATTATTGCCCGCCTGTTCTTTGGTACCCGGCTTGCCTTGGGTCTCATGGCATTCAATGTATTGCCTTTTCTTTTACTGTTGCTGAACCGTCCCCTGTTCAATGTGCCTGGTTTTGATGTGACCCTGCCTGCCAGCAATACCTATATACAGTCTCTGTTATTCCTGTTCTTTAATACCTGCGTACCCTTGGCGGTGTTCAGGGTTTTGCACGAACTCGACGTATCAGCATTGCGCTATCGCCAGGCCAGTGCAGCGCTGGAAGTAAGCCATGCGCAATATGAAGAAGTATTCCAGAACGCCGGCACAGCTTTGTTGCTAACTGATGCGAGTGGGCAAATCCTGCAGGCGAATCAGCTAGCCAATAATTTGCTTGGACGAGAGGCAGATGATGATGGCGACCGCGCCTTGTTTGGCTGGTTGTCGCTGGATAACAGTGTGCGCTTGAAAAGCCCGAACGCCGAAGAATCAGAAAACATGCGCATGTCGGCTTACCGCACGCGTGATGGCAAGCTGGTTGCACTGGAAAATATTTCTCAGACTTCTACCGATCACTACATCGTCGCCTTGCGCGATGTTTCTGGCCTGCATTCCATGCATCACGCATTGCAGCTCAGCCTGCAGCGTGAAGATTACCTGAGTCGTCATGATGCCCTGACCAATCTCCCCAACCGTGACATGTTGCGCAGCCACCTGCAAGGCGTGCTTGGGAATAATGATGAAACCAAAGTCACTGCCCTGGTGTCTTTCCGGCTGAACAGCATACGTCATGCCAACCAGCAGTTTGGTGCTCATACTGGCGATATCCTGCTGCGCCGTTTTGCCGAAGAGTTATCACGTGCCTTGCCCAAGAATTGTTTTTGTGCACGCCTGCGCAGTATCGTGTTTTCATTCGTCGTTGAGAATTCGCGCACCCCAGGTGAAATCATCAAGCTGGTAGAAAAAGTCAGGAATAATTTACCCAAAGAGCTGGAAATCAATGGCGAGAATTTATTGATACAGTTCTCTGCCGGTATCGCCCTGGTCAGGCCAGAAGATGTTGATCCCGATGACCTGATACGCCGTAGCGAAGTGGCGCTCGATACTGCCCGCCGCTCCAGTGACCAGAGTGTCACCTTGTTCGATGAAGAAGATGCCCTGCAGATACGCCGCAGTGTCGAGATTGAAGTTGGCATCGTCAATGGCCTCAAGCAGGATGAATTCCGTCTGGTATATCAACCCAAGGTCGATAAGCATGGCAAGATCGCAGGCCTGGAAGCCTTGCTGCGCTGGGAATCACCCAGCCTGGGCAATGTCGCACCGGCAGAATTTATTCCGATTGCCGAGCGCGCAGGCCTGATACGCCTGATCAGCAACTATGTCATGAACCAGGTGTGTTGCCAGGTCAGGGACTGGCTTAACCGCTTTGCTGATTGTCCCGTGATTGCGCTGAATTTATCGGCGACAGATATCGCCCGCAATGACTTGCTGCAACTGATAGACAGTTGTTGTAACCGCTACGATATCGCCCCTTCCTATATCGAATTTGAGATTACCGAGACCGGCCTGATCGCGAATGAAGCCCTGACCATCCACCATCTTGATGAACTCAAGGCACGCGGTTTCAATATTGCGATTGATGATTTTGGTACTGGCTATTCATCGCTGTCCAAGCTCAGCCATTTTCCGGCACAGAGCGTCAAGATTGACCGTTCCTTCGTTGCCCAGATAGGCAATAACAAGAAGAGCGAAATGATCATCAAGGCGATTATCTCACTGGCCAATATCCTGTCCTGTCACACGGTTGCCGAGGGTGTGGAAAACGAAGAGCAGGAACGATTCCTCAAAGAGATAGGCTGCGATTATTTCCAGGGATATTATTATTACAGGCCACTCGAAGTCTCTGCACTGGAATTACTGTTGACCGAAATGCCAGCCAAAGAAGCTGCGCCATCTTATAAATTCAAACTTGCCTGA
- a CDS encoding GNAT family N-acetyltransferase yields MSISFSPLLPEHQDLLWNFLHVALWDPPPAGLRPLETLQLPHVRIYAEDWGRASDIGVIAKIEGEDAPIGACWMRLVPDRMGLAYINEHTPQLGIALLPDWQHKGYGKLMMLAALDAARQRGIEQVSLTVHPQNPAAGMYGSCGFVQTGIRNSYLLMQVTL; encoded by the coding sequence ATGAGCATCAGTTTCTCTCCCTTACTTCCTGAACATCAGGACTTGCTTTGGAATTTTCTGCACGTCGCTTTGTGGGACCCGCCGCCCGCGGGTTTGCGTCCGCTGGAAACCCTGCAACTGCCTCATGTACGCATCTATGCCGAAGACTGGGGGCGTGCCAGCGATATCGGCGTCATCGCCAAGATTGAGGGCGAAGATGCACCCATAGGCGCCTGCTGGATGCGCCTCGTGCCAGATCGCATGGGGCTGGCGTATATCAATGAACATACACCGCAGCTTGGCATTGCACTTTTGCCCGACTGGCAGCACAAGGGCTATGGCAAATTAATGATGCTGGCAGCATTGGATGCGGCACGCCAGCGTGGCATAGAACAGGTTTCTCTGACCGTGCATCCACAAAACCCGGCTGCTGGCATGTATGGCTCTTGCGGTTTTGTGCAGACCGGTATCAGGAATTCTTATCTGCTCATGCAGGTCACGCTATAA
- a CDS encoding PrkA family serine protein kinase yields the protein MNIFDNYTARYERTREEEYSMQEYLDLCKKDRLVYASASERMLAAIGEPELVDTRHDSRLSRIFSNKVIKIYPAFREFYGMEEVIEQVVSYFRHAAQGLEERKQILYLLGPVGGGKSSIAERLKSLMEKIPFYCIKGSPVNESPLGLFNEDEDGILLEEDFGIPRRYLKNIPSPWAVKRLHEFNGDINQFRVVKRYPSVLKQIAVSKTEPGDENNQDISSLVGKVDIRKLEEYAQDDPDAYSYSGGLCLANQGLMEFVEMFKAPIKVLHPLLTATQEGNFKGTEGFGAIPFEGIILAHSNESEWKTFKNNKNNEAFLDRIYIVKVPYCLRVNDEIKIYEKLVRTSSLAAAPCAPGTLKMMAQFAVLSRLKEPENSSIFSKMQVYDGENLKDTDPKAKSRQEYADYAGVDEGMNGLSTRFAFKILSKVFNFDNTEVAANPVHLLYVLEQQIEREQFAPEIEQKYVSYIKEYLAQRYAEFIGKEIQTAYLESYSEYGQNIFDRYVTFADFWIQDQEFRDPDTGESFDRDALNNELEKIEKPAGISNPKDFRNEIVNFVLRARAQNAGKNPAWTSYEKLRTVIEKKMFSNTEELLPVISFNAKASADDSNKHQEFVERMVAKGYTAKQVRLLCEWYLRVRKSS from the coding sequence ATGAATATCTTTGACAACTACACCGCGCGGTATGAACGTACTCGTGAAGAAGAGTATTCCATGCAGGAATACCTGGATCTTTGTAAAAAGGACAGGCTGGTATATGCCAGCGCTTCAGAGCGCATGCTGGCTGCCATCGGTGAGCCTGAGCTGGTTGATACCCGGCACGACTCGCGGCTCTCACGCATCTTCTCAAATAAAGTCATCAAGATCTATCCTGCCTTCCGTGAATTTTACGGCATGGAAGAAGTCATAGAACAAGTCGTTTCCTATTTCCGCCATGCTGCGCAAGGTCTGGAAGAGCGCAAGCAAATCCTGTATCTGCTGGGTCCTGTCGGTGGTGGTAAATCGTCCATTGCGGAGAGGCTGAAATCGCTGATGGAGAAGATACCTTTCTACTGCATCAAGGGCTCACCCGTCAATGAATCACCTCTCGGTTTGTTCAACGAAGATGAAGACGGGATTTTGCTCGAAGAAGATTTTGGTATTCCTCGCCGTTACCTGAAAAATATACCCAGCCCATGGGCGGTCAAGCGCCTGCATGAGTTCAATGGTGATATCAACCAGTTCCGTGTGGTCAAACGCTACCCCTCGGTATTGAAGCAGATTGCCGTTTCCAAAACTGAACCAGGTGACGAAAACAATCAGGATATCTCTTCTCTAGTTGGAAAGGTCGATATCCGCAAGCTTGAAGAATATGCACAGGATGATCCTGATGCCTACAGTTATTCAGGTGGTCTGTGCCTGGCGAATCAGGGCTTGATGGAATTCGTAGAAATGTTCAAGGCGCCGATCAAGGTCTTGCATCCCTTACTGACTGCTACCCAGGAAGGTAATTTTAAGGGTACAGAGGGCTTTGGTGCGATACCGTTTGAAGGCATCATCCTGGCTCACTCGAATGAGTCAGAATGGAAAACCTTCAAGAACAATAAGAATAATGAAGCCTTCCTTGACCGTATTTACATCGTCAAAGTACCGTATTGCCTGCGCGTCAATGATGAAATAAAAATTTACGAAAAACTGGTGCGCACTTCTTCACTGGCAGCCGCACCATGTGCTCCTGGCACACTGAAAATGATGGCGCAATTTGCCGTGTTGTCGCGCCTGAAAGAGCCTGAGAATTCCAGCATCTTCAGCAAGATGCAGGTCTATGATGGTGAGAACCTCAAGGACACCGATCCCAAGGCCAAGTCACGGCAGGAATATGCTGATTATGCCGGTGTCGATGAGGGCATGAATGGTCTGTCAACACGCTTCGCCTTCAAGATTTTATCCAAGGTGTTTAACTTCGATAATACCGAGGTAGCGGCCAACCCCGTGCATTTGCTATATGTGCTGGAGCAGCAGATAGAACGTGAGCAATTTGCGCCAGAGATTGAGCAAAAATATGTGTCCTACATCAAGGAATATCTGGCACAACGCTATGCAGAATTCATAGGCAAGGAAATCCAGACGGCTTACCTGGAAAGTTATTCCGAATATGGCCAGAACATCTTTGACCGTTATGTGACCTTTGCCGATTTCTGGATACAGGATCAGGAATTCCGCGATCCCGATACCGGTGAGAGTTTTGACCGCGATGCCCTGAACAATGAACTGGAAAAAATAGAAAAACCGGCAGGTATTTCCAACCCTAAAGACTTCCGTAACGAAATCGTCAATTTCGTGTTGAGGGCGAGGGCACAGAATGCAGGTAAAAATCCAGCCTGGACCAGTTATGAAAAACTGCGCACGGTCATCGAGAAAAAAATGTTCTCGAATACAGAAGAATTATTACCCGTCATTTCCTTCAATGCCAAAGCCAGTGCCGACGATTCGAACAAGCATCAGGAATTTGTTGAGCGCATGGTCGCTAAAGGTTATACCGCTAAACAGGTACGCCTGTTATGTGAATGGTATTTGCGGGTAAGGAAATCTTCTTGA
- a CDS encoding MarC family protein has protein sequence MSITMIIFFKALIVVPITLLPILNPIAIAPIFLSMTGPIEPPLANRLAKRIALNCFFLLMGAIFIGSYVLDFFGISLPIVRVAGGIVVAMAGWKLLNDQGQDNLRNSVAASHGGSWTREELRRRSFYPFSFPLTVGPGTIAASVTLGTQMPHKPVDWIITGIASLIGVLLTSLVIYLCYRFARNMERILGDVGAIVLLRLSAFILLCIGIEIGWAGISDLLGDLKH, from the coding sequence ATGAGCATCACGATGATCATATTTTTCAAGGCCCTGATCGTAGTACCGATCACCTTGCTGCCCATCCTGAACCCCATTGCCATTGCACCTATCTTCTTGTCCATGACAGGACCGATAGAGCCACCACTGGCTAACCGGCTGGCAAAACGCATAGCCCTGAATTGTTTTTTCCTGCTCATGGGCGCCATCTTCATAGGCTCTTACGTACTGGATTTTTTTGGCATCTCCCTGCCCATCGTCAGGGTCGCCGGTGGGATCGTGGTTGCCATGGCGGGTTGGAAATTATTGAACGACCAGGGCCAGGATAATTTGCGCAATTCTGTCGCCGCATCCCATGGTGGCAGCTGGACCCGTGAAGAATTGCGCCGCCGCAGTTTTTATCCTTTCAGCTTCCCCTTGACCGTGGGGCCGGGCACCATCGCCGCTTCAGTCACGCTGGGTACGCAGATGCCGCATAAGCCTGTCGATTGGATCATTACCGGCATCGCCTCACTGATAGGCGTCTTGCTGACCAGTCTGGTCATTTACCTGTGTTATCGCTTTGCCCGCAATATGGAGAGAATACTCGGCGATGTCGGTGCCATCGTCTTGCTGCGACTGTCTGCCTTTATTTTGCTCTGTATAGGGATAGAAATTGGCTGGGCTGGTATTTCTGATTTACTAGGAGATCTGAAGCACTGA
- a CDS encoding SpoVR family protein: MENDHVSPRKKHAHALPEQSEWTFDLIEQAHEEIRRVAEQFGLDTYPNQLEIITAEQMMDAYASVGMPVSYNHWSFGKHFLSTEKSYKRGQMGLAYEIVINSNPCISYLMEENSLTMQALVIAHAAYGHNSFFKGNYLFRTWTDAEAIIDYMLFAKNYVADCEQRYGMEAVELIIDSCHALQNYGVDRYKRPARISLAEERERQEEREKYMQSQVNDLWRTIPRRNEAPESMVKQRFPAEPQENLLYFIEKYSPLLEPWQREIVRIIRKVSQYFYPQRQTQVMNEGWATFWHYTILQQLYEEGVVGDGFMMEFLQSHTNVVYQPPVGSRYFNGINPYALGFAMMRDIRRICEDPTAEDREWFPDFAGSDWQKTLQFAMRNFKDESFIAQFLSPKLMRDFHFFSILDDDSKDKLLISAIHDEHGYRYLREQLAGQYNLGNREPNIQVWSVDMQGDRALTLRHTQYLRRPLNPQTGEMLKHVARLWGFDVYLETVDPESKVLARQECKWEKRNRP, from the coding sequence ATGGAAAACGACCATGTCAGCCCCAGGAAAAAACATGCCCATGCCCTGCCCGAACAATCAGAATGGACTTTCGACCTGATAGAGCAGGCGCATGAAGAAATACGTCGTGTGGCCGAGCAATTTGGCCTAGATACTTACCCGAATCAGCTAGAGATCATTACTGCTGAGCAGATGATGGACGCCTATGCCTCGGTGGGCATGCCAGTCTCCTATAATCACTGGTCTTTCGGCAAGCATTTCCTGTCTACCGAAAAAAGCTATAAGCGCGGGCAAATGGGGCTGGCCTATGAGATAGTCATCAATTCCAACCCCTGCATTTCCTACCTCATGGAAGAGAATAGCCTGACCATGCAGGCACTGGTTATTGCGCATGCTGCCTACGGGCATAATTCCTTTTTCAAGGGGAATTACTTGTTCCGTACCTGGACGGATGCCGAGGCGATTATTGACTATATGCTGTTCGCCAAGAATTATGTTGCCGACTGCGAACAGCGTTATGGCATGGAAGCGGTGGAACTCATCATCGATTCCTGCCATGCCTTGCAGAATTATGGGGTGGATCGATATAAACGCCCGGCCCGCATCTCCCTGGCTGAAGAACGGGAACGTCAGGAAGAGCGCGAGAAGTACATGCAGTCCCAGGTCAATGATTTGTGGCGCACGATACCGAGGCGCAATGAAGCACCTGAGAGTATGGTCAAACAGCGTTTCCCGGCAGAGCCGCAAGAAAATCTCTTGTATTTCATCGAGAAATATTCTCCGCTGCTGGAACCCTGGCAACGTGAGATCGTGCGCATCATACGCAAGGTGTCGCAATATTTTTATCCGCAGCGTCAGACCCAGGTCATGAACGAGGGCTGGGCCACCTTCTGGCATTACACCATATTGCAACAACTGTATGAAGAAGGCGTCGTTGGAGACGGCTTCATGATGGAGTTTTTGCAGAGTCATACCAATGTCGTGTATCAGCCGCCGGTAGGCAGCCGCTACTTTAACGGCATCAACCCATATGCGTTGGGCTTTGCCATGATGCGCGATATACGCCGCATCTGTGAAGACCCAACGGCGGAAGACCGGGAGTGGTTCCCAGACTTTGCCGGTTCTGACTGGCAAAAAACCTTGCAGTTTGCCATGCGCAATTTCAAGGATGAAAGCTTTATTGCCCAGTTCCTGTCTCCGAAACTGATGCGTGACTTTCATTTCTTTTCCATTCTTGACGATGACAGCAAGGATAAACTGCTGATCTCTGCAATTCATGATGAGCATGGCTACCGTTATCTGCGCGAGCAACTGGCAGGGCAATATAATCTTGGTAACCGCGAACCCAATATTCAGGTCTGGTCCGTCGATATGCAGGGGGACCGGGCCCTGACCCTGCGCCATACCCAATACCTGCGCCGCCCACTGAATCCGCAAACAGGAGAAATGCTCAAGCATGTGGCCAGGTTATGGGGTTTTGATGTGTATCTGGAAACAGTTGATCCTGAGTCCAAAGTCCTGGCCAGGCAGGAGTGCAAATGGGAAAAACGCAACAGGCCCTGA